Proteins from a genomic interval of Microbacterium abyssi:
- the rpsE gene encoding 30S ribosomal protein S5 — protein sequence MSDNKENEVTETAAAAQETAAVVSETAAGTTQAEPAREGRRGGRDRNQGGRDRNSRDRGDNQFLERVVTINRVSKVVKGGRRFSFTALVVVGDGNGLVGVGYGKAREVPLAISKGVEEAKRNFFRVPRVGTTIPHPVQGEAAAGVVLLRPAAAGTGVIAGGPVRAVLECAGVHDVLSKSLGSSNTINIVHATVAALQSLEEPRAVAARRGLDYDAVVPGIIIRNEAKAAAAAAAKVGA from the coding sequence GTGAGTGACAACAAGGAGAACGAAGTGACCGAAACGGCTGCTGCCGCGCAGGAGACGGCCGCTGTCGTCTCCGAGACGGCTGCCGGCACGACTCAGGCAGAGCCCGCACGCGAAGGCCGCCGCGGCGGTCGTGACCGCAACCAGGGTGGCCGTGACCGCAACTCGCGCGATCGTGGTGACAACCAGTTCCTGGAGCGCGTCGTCACCATCAACCGCGTCTCGAAGGTCGTGAAGGGTGGACGCCGGTTCAGCTTCACCGCTCTCGTGGTCGTCGGTGACGGCAACGGTCTGGTCGGCGTCGGATACGGCAAGGCCCGTGAGGTGCCCCTGGCCATCTCGAAGGGCGTCGAAGAGGCCAAGCGGAACTTCTTCCGCGTGCCCCGCGTCGGCACCACGATCCCGCACCCGGTGCAGGGCGAGGCCGCTGCCGGTGTCGTGCTGCTGCGTCCGGCTGCCGCCGGTACCGGTGTCATCGCCGGTGGTCCGGTCCGCGCCGTGCTCGAGTGCGCCGGTGTCCACGATGTGCTGTCGAAGTCGCTCGGCTCGTCGAACACGATCAACATCGTGCACGCGACGGTTGCCGCGCTGCAGAGCCTCGAGGAGCCTCGCGCCGTCGCGGCCCGTCGTGGCCTCGACTACGACGCCGTCGTCCCGGGCATCATCATCCGCAATGAGGCCAAGGCCGCTGCGGCGGCTGCTGCAAAGGTAGGTGCCTGA
- the rpmD gene encoding 50S ribosomal protein L30 codes for MAARLKVTQIKSKVSEKQNQRDTLRSLGLKRIGDTTVRPDDAQTRGYVKTVAHLVKVEEID; via the coding sequence ATGGCCGCCCGTCTGAAGGTGACCCAGATCAAGTCCAAGGTGAGCGAGAAGCAGAACCAGCGTGACACGCTGCGCAGCCTCGGTCTGAAGCGCATCGGTGACACCACCGTTCGCCCCGACGACGCGCAGACGCGCGGCTACGTCAAGACCGTCGCACACCTCGTCAAGGTTGAGGAGATCGACTAA
- the rplO gene encoding 50S ribosomal protein L15, whose product MAEKNDAVEEKAAKAPAKKAAAPKAAAEKKPAAKKAPAKAAADAKAPKAEAAAKKPAAKKAAPKADAPASRPGVLKVHHLRPVPGANTAKTRVGRGEGSKGKTAGRGTKGTKARNTVRVGFEGGQMPLHMRTPKLRGFKNPFRVEYQVVNLEKLAELYPKGGDVTVSDLVAKGAVRKNEKVKVLGNGDIDVKLTVSVDKVSGSAEQKIVAAGGSVK is encoded by the coding sequence ATGGCTGAGAAGAACGACGCCGTCGAGGAAAAGGCCGCCAAGGCCCCCGCCAAGAAGGCTGCCGCTCCCAAGGCTGCGGCTGAGAAGAAGCCCGCTGCGAAGAAGGCGCCTGCCAAGGCCGCTGCCGACGCGAAGGCACCCAAGGCTGAGGCTGCTGCCAAGAAGCCTGCTGCGAAGAAGGCCGCTCCGAAGGCGGATGCTCCGGCGTCCCGCCCCGGGGTCCTCAAGGTCCACCACCTGCGTCCCGTCCCGGGTGCCAACACCGCGAAGACCCGTGTCGGTCGCGGTGAGGGCTCGAAGGGCAAGACCGCCGGTCGCGGCACCAAGGGCACCAAGGCCCGCAACACCGTTCGGGTCGGCTTCGAGGGTGGGCAGATGCCTCTGCACATGCGCACTCCGAAGCTGCGCGGGTTCAAGAACCCGTTCCGCGTCGAGTACCAGGTCGTGAACCTGGAGAAGCTCGCGGAGCTGTACCCGAAGGGCGGCGATGTCACCGTCAGCGATCTGGTCGCCAAGGGCGCCGTTCGCAAGAACGAGAAGGTCAAGGTTCTCGGAAACGGCGACATCGACGTGAAGCTCACCGTCTCGGTCGACAAGGTCTCGGGTTCTGCCGAGCAGAAGATCGTGGCCGCGGGCGGTTCCGTCAAGTAA